From Zingiber officinale cultivar Zhangliang chromosome 5B, Zo_v1.1, whole genome shotgun sequence, the proteins below share one genomic window:
- the LOC121985896 gene encoding rapid alkalinization factor-like yields MAIRGTTVAFLLLVAVLVAGRASGTPLGWIPSLAGCGGTIAECLAAGEELDLATEVSRRMLATSSYISYGALNPGTTPCSVSGASYYNCRPGAQANPYTRSCSAINQCRG; encoded by the coding sequence ATGGCGATTAGAGGCACAACGGTCGCCTTCCTCCTCCTCGTCGCCGTCCTGGTCGCCGGCAGGGCGAGCGGGACTCCCCTCGGGTGGATCCCGTCTCTGGCGGGGTGCGGCGGGACGATCGCGGAGTGCCTGGCGGCGGGGGAGGAGCTGGACCTGGCGACGGAGGTCAGCCGGCGGATGCTGGCGACGTCGAGCTACATCAGCTACGGCGCGCTGAACCCGGGCACGACGCCCTGCTCGGTGTCCGGGGCGTCGTACTACAACTGCCGCCCGGGAGCGCAGGCCAACCCCTACACCCGCAGCTGCTCCGCCATCAACCAGTGCCGCGGTTGA
- the LOC121985895 gene encoding rapid alkalinization factor-like: MAKLQPSAGALVFLAFLLSASLLGPASAGGAPGAFPLGWISGCRGSIADCLAGDEFDLGSEVSRRILSTSGYISYGALRRDTTPCSRRGASYYNCRPGAQANPYSRSCSTISQCRG; the protein is encoded by the coding sequence ATGGCGAAGCTACAACCAAGCGCCGGCGCCCTCGTCTTTCTTGCCTTCCTCCTAAGCGCTTCTCTCCTTGGCCCTGCATCCGCCGGCGGGGCTCCTGGCGCGTTTCCCCTCGGCTGGATCTCCGGTTGCCGTGGCTCCATCGCGGACTGCCTCGCCGGCGACGAGTTCGACCTCGGATCAGAGGTGAGCCGCCGGATCCTGTCCACCTCTGGATATATAAGCTACGGCGCCCTCAGGCGCGACACCACCCCGTGCTCCCGCCGCGGTGCCTCCTACTACAACTGCCGCCCCGGCGCCCAGGCCAACCCCTACTCGCGCAGCTGCTCCACCATCAGCCAGTGCCGTGGATGA